A stretch of Corynebacterium timonense DNA encodes these proteins:
- a CDS encoding A/G-specific adenine glycosylase, with amino-acid sequence MGTIVAPIVIEQELVIDYYRGNARALPWRAPGTSPWGVLLSEVMSHQTPVARVAPVWEEWIERWPTPAAFAAAGTDEVLRAWGTLGYPRRALRLQECARVIVDKHAGAVPDSVEELLALPGVGDYTARAVACFAYGRNVAVVDTNVRRVYARAVNGTFLARPRTRELDEVAALLPDTDGPVFSAGLMELGALVCTAANPRCGQCPLEAGCAWVAAGKPAPSAEELKKKKVQKFAGTDRQVRGKIMKLLREADAPVDSSAIDALWDDTAQLSRALYSLLEDNLAVQDERGYFHLPR; translated from the coding sequence ATGGGCACTATTGTTGCACCCATCGTGATTGAGCAGGAACTAGTGATCGACTACTACCGCGGCAACGCCCGCGCGCTGCCGTGGCGCGCGCCCGGCACGAGCCCGTGGGGCGTGCTGTTGTCCGAGGTCATGAGCCACCAGACGCCGGTGGCGCGGGTGGCGCCCGTGTGGGAGGAATGGATCGAGCGCTGGCCCACGCCGGCCGCTTTCGCCGCGGCGGGCACGGACGAGGTGCTGCGCGCGTGGGGGACGCTCGGGTACCCGCGCAGGGCGCTGAGGTTGCAGGAGTGCGCCCGGGTGATCGTCGATAAGCATGCTGGCGCCGTGCCCGATAGCGTCGAGGAGCTGCTCGCGCTTCCGGGGGTGGGCGACTACACGGCGCGGGCGGTCGCGTGTTTCGCCTACGGCCGGAACGTGGCCGTGGTGGATACGAACGTGCGCCGCGTCTACGCGCGAGCTGTCAACGGCACCTTTTTAGCGCGGCCGCGCACGCGCGAACTCGACGAGGTCGCAGCGCTGCTCCCCGACACCGACGGCCCCGTCTTTTCCGCCGGGCTGATGGAACTCGGCGCCCTCGTATGCACCGCGGCGAACCCGCGCTGTGGGCAGTGCCCCCTCGAGGCTGGCTGCGCCTGGGTCGCCGCGGGAAAGCCCGCGCCGAGCGCCGAGGAGCTGAAGAAAAAGAAGGTGCAGAAGTTCGCCGGCACCGACCGACAGGTGCGCGGCAAGATCATGAAGCTGCTGCGCGAGGCGGACGCGCCGGTCGACTCATCGGCAATCGACGCCCTCTGGGACGACACGGCCCAACTGTCGCGCGCGCTGTACTCGCTGCTGGAGGACAACCTGGCGGTGCAGGACGAGCGCGGCTACTTCCACCTGCCGCGGTAG
- a CDS encoding carbonic anhydrase produces MIAATSPAAVWQQLLDGNARFADDSVERPHSDRNRREELRGGQAPVAAVLSCSDSRVPVEMLFDAGLGDIFVIRTAGGCVDAAVSGSLDFAVETLGVSLVIVLSHEACGAVGAAIDAVDKADIPIGLQRVFVEKIAPSVIAAKARGRGARAEVEKEHAGITAEHLIDRIPAIQTGVADGTLGVVAARYRLEDGRVETVSQRL; encoded by the coding sequence ATGATCGCAGCAACCTCACCCGCCGCCGTGTGGCAGCAGCTTCTCGACGGCAACGCCCGCTTCGCCGACGACTCAGTCGAACGCCCCCACTCCGACCGCAACCGCCGCGAGGAGCTGCGCGGCGGCCAGGCCCCCGTCGCGGCCGTGCTCTCCTGCTCCGATTCCCGGGTGCCCGTCGAGATGCTTTTCGACGCCGGGCTCGGCGACATCTTTGTCATCCGCACCGCCGGCGGCTGCGTCGACGCCGCGGTGTCCGGCTCGCTCGACTTTGCCGTCGAGACCCTGGGCGTCAGCCTCGTGATCGTGCTCAGCCACGAGGCGTGCGGGGCGGTCGGGGCGGCCATCGATGCCGTCGATAAGGCAGACATCCCCATCGGTCTGCAGCGCGTCTTCGTGGAAAAGATCGCCCCCAGCGTCATCGCCGCGAAGGCGCGCGGCCGGGGCGCGCGCGCCGAGGTGGAAAAAGAGCACGCCGGGATCACCGCCGAGCACCTCATCGACCGCATCCCCGCGATCCAGACCGGCGTCGCCGACGGCACCCTCGGCGTCGTCGCCGCCCGCTACCGGCTCGAAGACGGCCGCGTCGAGACCGTATCCCAGCGCCTCTAG
- the disA gene encoding DNA integrity scanning diadenylate cyclase DisA, giving the protein MTESAPHPGTTLLGALKRLAPGTPLREGLERIQRGHTGGLIVIGDGPEVVELCDGGIAFDVPFQPTLLRELCKMDGAVILSADASRILRANVQLVPSPTYPTAESGTRHRAAERTALQTGVPVVSVSASMNTLTLYAEGQRHLMEEPTVLTQRANQALSTVERYRSRLDLANQRLFVAEMNNYATVSDVLNVLQRQIMLERAANDMDSHIVELGVDARQLTLQLSELRGSVNEIEMLVRDYIAAPTIPDEEHLAQVLRTLSELPDSQLLNSATLARALGLPATEENLMQDVTPRGYRALSRIPRVPTFLMDRIVGAFGELPALLSASLDDIVAADSVSPLWARHIYDGLRRFA; this is encoded by the coding sequence ATGACTGAGTCTGCGCCTCACCCCGGCACCACCCTCCTGGGCGCCCTCAAGCGCCTCGCCCCCGGCACCCCGCTTCGCGAGGGGCTCGAGCGCATCCAGCGCGGACACACCGGCGGTCTCATCGTCATCGGCGACGGCCCCGAGGTCGTCGAGCTCTGCGACGGCGGCATCGCCTTCGACGTCCCCTTCCAGCCCACCTTGCTGCGCGAGCTGTGCAAGATGGACGGCGCCGTCATCCTCTCCGCCGACGCCTCCCGCATCCTGCGCGCCAACGTCCAGCTGGTGCCCTCCCCCACCTACCCCACCGCCGAATCCGGCACGCGCCACCGCGCCGCCGAGCGCACCGCCCTGCAAACCGGGGTGCCGGTCGTCTCCGTGTCCGCGTCCATGAACACGCTCACCCTGTACGCCGAGGGGCAGCGCCACCTCATGGAGGAGCCCACGGTGCTCACCCAACGCGCCAACCAAGCCCTGTCCACGGTCGAGCGCTACCGCAGCCGCCTCGACCTGGCCAACCAGCGTCTGTTCGTCGCCGAGATGAACAACTACGCCACCGTCAGCGACGTCCTCAACGTTCTGCAGCGCCAGATCATGCTGGAGCGCGCCGCGAACGACATGGACTCCCACATCGTCGAGCTCGGCGTCGACGCCCGCCAGCTCACCCTGCAGCTCAGCGAACTGCGTGGCTCCGTCAACGAGATCGAGATGCTGGTGCGCGACTACATCGCCGCCCCCACGATCCCCGACGAGGAGCACCTCGCCCAGGTCCTGCGCACCCTGTCCGAGCTACCGGACTCGCAGCTGCTCAACTCCGCCACGCTCGCCCGCGCGCTCGGGCTGCCGGCCACGGAGGAAAACCTCATGCAGGACGTCACCCCGCGCGGCTACCGCGCCCTCTCGCGCATCCCCCGGGTTCCCACGTTCCTCATGGACCGCATCGTCGGCGCCTTCGGCGAGCTGCCCGCCCTCCTGTCCGCTAGCCTCGACGACATCGTCGCCGCCGACAGCGTCTCGCCCCTGTGGGCCCGCCACATCTACGACGGGCTGCGGCGATTCGCCTGA
- the radA gene encoding DNA repair protein RadA → MAKKQRTLHTCTECGYSSPKWLGRCPECGSWGTLQEQTPPAAAARASAGPAPVQALTPTSPAAPITAVDATATATTPSGIGELDRVLGSGVVPGSVVLMAGEPGVGKSTLLLEVASRWAQLGGRRALYVTAEESAGQVRARAERTGALCETLYLAAESNLDVVFGHVEQIRPSLLIVDSVQTMHASGVEGVPGGVAQSRAVTAALTTLAKTTNLTILLVGHVTKDGNVAGPRVLEHLVDVVLNFEGDRQSSLRMLRGMKNRFGATDEVGCFEQTADGIREVPDPSGLFLSHRGQTPDGSAVTVAMDGVRPMLAEVQALTVDPVNKSPKRVVTGLDSNRVPMVLAVLQARCGERTNDKDAYVATVGGMRITETATDLAVALATWSSLHERPLPPTTVTVGEVGLAGELRRVPNLGRRLHEAARLGYTGAIIPAGETISVPGMRIVAAATLREAIAAIDH, encoded by the coding sequence ATGGCGAAGAAACAACGCACGCTGCATACCTGCACGGAATGCGGCTACTCCTCCCCCAAGTGGCTCGGCCGCTGCCCCGAATGCGGCTCGTGGGGCACCCTGCAGGAGCAGACCCCGCCCGCGGCCGCGGCTCGCGCGAGCGCCGGCCCTGCCCCGGTGCAGGCCCTGACGCCGACCTCCCCCGCCGCCCCGATCACCGCCGTCGACGCCACGGCCACCGCGACCACCCCCTCCGGCATCGGCGAGCTCGACCGCGTGCTCGGCTCCGGCGTCGTCCCCGGCTCCGTTGTCCTCATGGCCGGCGAGCCGGGGGTGGGCAAGTCCACCCTGCTGCTGGAGGTCGCGTCCCGCTGGGCCCAGCTGGGCGGGCGCCGCGCCCTGTACGTCACCGCCGAAGAATCCGCGGGCCAGGTCCGCGCCCGCGCCGAGCGCACCGGCGCGCTGTGCGAGACGCTCTACCTCGCCGCCGAATCCAACCTCGACGTCGTGTTCGGCCACGTCGAGCAGATCCGGCCCTCCCTGCTCATCGTCGACTCGGTGCAGACCATGCACGCCTCCGGCGTCGAAGGCGTGCCGGGCGGGGTGGCGCAGTCCCGCGCCGTCACCGCCGCGCTGACCACCCTGGCGAAGACGACCAACCTGACCATCCTCTTGGTCGGCCACGTGACCAAGGACGGCAACGTCGCCGGACCGCGCGTGCTCGAGCACCTCGTCGACGTCGTGCTCAACTTCGAGGGCGACCGCCAGTCCAGCCTGCGCATGCTTCGCGGCATGAAAAACCGCTTCGGGGCCACCGACGAGGTGGGGTGCTTCGAGCAGACCGCGGACGGCATCCGCGAGGTACCCGACCCCTCCGGCCTGTTCCTCTCCCACCGCGGGCAGACCCCCGACGGCTCCGCCGTGACCGTGGCCATGGACGGGGTGCGCCCCATGCTCGCCGAGGTGCAGGCGCTCACTGTCGACCCCGTGAACAAGAGCCCGAAGCGCGTGGTCACCGGCCTCGACTCCAACCGCGTGCCCATGGTGCTCGCGGTCCTGCAGGCGCGCTGCGGGGAGCGCACCAACGACAAGGACGCCTACGTGGCCACCGTCGGCGGCATGCGCATCACCGAAACCGCGACGGACCTCGCGGTCGCGCTGGCCACCTGGTCCAGCCTGCACGAACGCCCCCTGCCGCCGACGACGGTGACGGTGGGCGAAGTGGGCTTGGCCGGGGAGCTGCGCCGCGTCCCCAACCTCGGCCGGCGCCTCCACGAGGCCGCCCGCCTCGGCTACACCGGCGCCATCATCCCCGCCGGGGAGACGATTAGCGTACCCGGCATGCGCATCGTCGCCGCCGCCACGCTGCGCGAGGCCATCGCCGCGATCGACCACTAG
- a CDS encoding CarD family transcriptional regulator, with protein sequence MEFNVGEVVVYPHHGAARIADIEQREMGGETLDFLVLKILQSDLEVRVPVKNTELVGVRDVVNEEGLQKVFSVLRETDVEEAGNWSRRYKANQERLASGDINKVAEVVRDLWRRDQGKGLSAGEKRMLGKARQVLVGELALAEPVDEKKADEMEAEISRIIDAQVKAGISIAPRPDEDDEDDVDLDDLSFDDDHDERDDHDEDDE encoded by the coding sequence ATGGAGTTTAACGTCGGAGAAGTTGTCGTCTACCCCCACCACGGCGCGGCACGCATCGCCGACATCGAGCAGCGCGAGATGGGAGGGGAGACGCTCGATTTTCTCGTGCTCAAGATTCTCCAGTCGGACCTTGAGGTCCGCGTGCCGGTGAAAAACACCGAGCTGGTCGGCGTGCGCGACGTGGTCAACGAGGAAGGCCTGCAGAAGGTCTTTTCGGTGCTGCGCGAGACGGACGTCGAGGAGGCCGGCAACTGGTCGCGGCGCTACAAGGCCAACCAGGAGCGCCTCGCCTCCGGCGATATCAACAAGGTCGCCGAGGTCGTGCGCGACCTGTGGCGCCGGGACCAGGGCAAGGGCCTGTCCGCCGGCGAGAAGCGCATGCTGGGCAAGGCGCGCCAGGTGCTCGTCGGCGAGCTCGCGCTCGCGGAGCCGGTGGACGAGAAGAAGGCGGACGAGATGGAGGCGGAGATCTCCAGGATCATCGACGCCCAGGTCAAGGCCGGCATCTCGATTGCCCCGCGCCCGGACGAGGACGACGAGGACGACGTGGACCTCGACGACCTGAGTTTCGACGACGACCACGATGAGCGCGACGACCACGACGAGGACGACGAGTAG
- the ispD gene encoding 2-C-methyl-D-erythritol 4-phosphate cytidylyltransferase, whose product MRAVTAIVAAAGRGTRLGAELPKAFVELGGITLLERSVAALEASGVVDDTIVVVSPDMEDTARRVLAGRGVSFVHGGAERADSMYNGLRAIDAEDGVVLIHDAARCLTPPGMIARVAGAVVGGEVAAVPVVAVADTIKEVDAAGAVVVSTPSRARLRAVQTPQAFDLRELRRANEAYFSERPEFVATDDASLMEWFGARVATVEGDALAFKITTPLDMRLAQALIHVR is encoded by the coding sequence GTGCGCGCTGTCACCGCGATCGTTGCGGCCGCTGGGCGCGGCACGCGCCTCGGCGCCGAGCTGCCCAAGGCGTTCGTCGAGCTGGGCGGGATCACGCTGCTTGAGCGTTCTGTCGCCGCGCTCGAGGCCTCCGGGGTGGTCGACGACACCATCGTCGTGGTCAGCCCCGACATGGAAGACACGGCCCGTCGGGTGCTGGCGGGCCGCGGCGTGAGCTTCGTGCACGGCGGCGCGGAGCGGGCGGATTCGATGTACAACGGCCTGCGCGCCATCGACGCCGAGGACGGCGTGGTGCTCATCCACGACGCCGCCCGCTGCCTCACGCCCCCGGGGATGATCGCGCGCGTCGCCGGGGCGGTCGTGGGCGGCGAGGTCGCCGCGGTGCCGGTCGTCGCGGTGGCGGACACGATCAAGGAGGTCGACGCGGCCGGCGCCGTGGTTGTGTCCACGCCCTCGCGTGCGCGGCTGCGCGCCGTGCAAACCCCCCAGGCATTCGACCTGCGCGAGCTGCGCCGAGCCAACGAGGCCTATTTTTCCGAGCGCCCCGAGTTCGTCGCCACCGACGACGCCAGCCTGATGGAATGGTTCGGCGCGCGCGTGGCCACGGTGGAGGGCGACGCGCTGGCTTTCAAAATCACCACCCCGCTGGACATGCGCCTGGCGCAGGCCCTGATCCACGTACGGTAA
- the ispF gene encoding 2-C-methyl-D-erythritol 2,4-cyclodiphosphate synthase, producing MSNIRVGTAFDAHQIQPGKDCWIAGILHEGADGCEGHSDGDVVSHAVVDAVLSAAGLGDLGSFVGVGRPEYEGVTGVRLLVELKELLDAHGVTVINVSAQLVAQTPRMGPVREEAERVLSQALGAPVSVGATTTDHMGFTGAGEGRAAIATALVELS from the coding sequence ATGAGCAACATTCGCGTGGGCACAGCCTTCGACGCACACCAGATTCAGCCCGGCAAGGACTGTTGGATCGCCGGGATCCTCCACGAGGGCGCCGACGGCTGCGAGGGCCATTCCGACGGCGACGTGGTCAGCCACGCCGTCGTCGACGCGGTCTTATCCGCCGCCGGCCTCGGCGACCTCGGCTCCTTCGTCGGAGTGGGCCGCCCGGAGTACGAGGGGGTCACCGGGGTCCGCCTGCTGGTCGAGCTCAAGGAGCTTCTCGACGCCCACGGGGTCACCGTCATCAACGTCTCCGCCCAGCTGGTGGCCCAGACGCCGCGGATGGGCCCGGTGCGCGAGGAGGCGGAGCGCGTGCTCTCGCAGGCGCTGGGCGCCCCGGTGTCCGTCGGTGCGACCACGACCGACCACATGGGCTTCACCGGCGCGGGGGAGGGCAGGGCAGCGATTGCCACCGCGCTGGTTGAACTAAGCTGA
- the cysS gene encoding cysteine--tRNA ligase: MAVTSGTPSQQIFDTATRSLRPFEPLREGHVSIYLCGATPQSHPHIGHLRSGVAFDIVRRWFIAQGYDVAFVRNVTDIDDKILTKAAENNRPWWEWVSTHERAFTRAYDTLGVLPPSVEPRATGHVTQMVDYMRRLIDRGVAYAAEGSVYFDVDAWVRAEGSDYGSLSGNRVEEMEQGEPDNRGKRGAHDFALWKAAKPGEPSWPTPWGDGRPGWHLECSAMSTWYLGPEFDIHGGGLDLQFPHHENEQAQSHAAGDGFARFWMHNHWVTMAGAKMSKSLGNVLSIDAMLEAVRPVELRYYLGSAHYRSVLEYSPEALSEAAAGYRRIEDFVARAGTPEPSTWTDGFAAALFDDFGVPRALAEIHNAVREGNKALAQGDAGAAREIAAGVRAMAAVLGVDPGEWADEASTRGAAEAALDVLVRAELERRAEARAAKDWAVADEVRDRLAAAGIEVTDTPDGPQWALNTAGEKGV; the protein is encoded by the coding sequence ATGGCCGTGACTTCCGGTACTCCTTCACAGCAGATCTTCGACACCGCGACCCGCTCGCTGCGCCCCTTCGAGCCACTGCGCGAAGGCCACGTCTCGATCTACCTGTGCGGGGCGACCCCGCAGTCCCACCCCCACATCGGGCACCTGCGCTCCGGCGTCGCCTTCGACATCGTGCGCCGCTGGTTTATCGCCCAGGGCTACGACGTCGCCTTCGTGCGCAACGTCACCGACATCGACGACAAGATTCTCACCAAGGCCGCCGAGAACAATCGGCCCTGGTGGGAGTGGGTGTCCACCCACGAGCGCGCGTTCACCCGGGCCTACGACACGCTCGGCGTGCTCCCGCCGTCGGTGGAGCCGCGGGCGACGGGGCACGTGACCCAGATGGTGGATTACATGCGGCGTCTCATCGACCGCGGTGTCGCTTACGCCGCCGAGGGCTCCGTCTACTTCGACGTCGACGCCTGGGTGCGCGCGGAGGGTTCGGACTACGGCTCGCTGTCCGGCAACCGCGTTGAGGAGATGGAGCAAGGCGAGCCCGATAACCGCGGCAAGCGCGGGGCCCACGACTTCGCCCTGTGGAAGGCGGCGAAGCCCGGCGAGCCGAGCTGGCCCACCCCGTGGGGAGACGGCCGGCCGGGCTGGCACCTCGAGTGCTCCGCGATGTCCACCTGGTACCTCGGCCCTGAGTTTGACATCCACGGCGGCGGCCTCGACCTGCAGTTCCCCCACCACGAGAACGAGCAGGCGCAGTCGCACGCCGCCGGCGACGGCTTTGCCCGCTTCTGGATGCACAACCACTGGGTCACCATGGCCGGGGCGAAGATGTCGAAGTCCCTGGGCAACGTCCTGTCCATCGACGCCATGCTCGAGGCGGTGCGCCCGGTGGAGCTGCGTTACTACCTCGGCTCCGCGCACTACCGCAGCGTCCTCGAGTACTCGCCCGAGGCGCTGAGCGAGGCCGCCGCGGGCTACCGGCGCATCGAGGACTTCGTCGCCCGCGCCGGCACGCCCGAGCCGTCGACGTGGACGGATGGCTTCGCCGCCGCGCTTTTCGACGACTTCGGGGTGCCCCGGGCCCTCGCCGAGATCCACAACGCAGTGCGGGAGGGCAACAAGGCCCTGGCGCAGGGCGACGCCGGCGCCGCCCGGGAGATCGCGGCGGGCGTGCGCGCCATGGCGGCGGTGCTCGGCGTGGATCCGGGGGAGTGGGCCGATGAGGCGTCGACACGCGGGGCGGCGGAGGCCGCCCTCGACGTGCTGGTGCGCGCCGAGCTCGAGCGCCGCGCCGAGGCGCGCGCCGCGAAGGACTGGGCCGTGGCCGACGAGGTGCGCGACCGCCTCGCCGCCGCCGGCATCGAGGTCACCGACACCCCCGACGGCCCGCAGTGGGCCCTCAACACCGCAGGCGAGAAAGGCGTTTAA
- the rlmB gene encoding 23S rRNA (guanosine(2251)-2'-O)-methyltransferase RlmB, translating to MAKPYQRPDKQKTSKKGASKGSGGQRRRGLKGKGATPKAEDRVYHSAHKRKLERERRNSGRHERESVDLVVGRNPVIECLHAKVPSEALYVAQGTGHDDRLSEAVTLANSRGLPVHEVPRRDLDAMTGNGLHQGVGLRIQPYKYADVFDLIAGVAERGETGMFVVLDNITDPRNLGAVIRSTAAFGGHGVIIPERRSAQVTGVAWRTSAGTAARLPVAKATNITRTVKQFKDNGYMVVGLDAGGEHTLDTFDGATDPVVIVVGSEGKGISRLVRENCDVIMSIPTEGWVESLNASVAAGVVLSECARQRRQK from the coding sequence ATGGCGAAACCGTACCAGCGCCCCGACAAGCAGAAAACCTCGAAGAAGGGCGCCTCGAAGGGCTCCGGCGGGCAGCGCCGCCGCGGGCTGAAGGGCAAGGGGGCAACCCCGAAGGCGGAGGACCGCGTCTACCACTCCGCGCACAAGCGCAAGCTCGAGCGCGAGCGGCGCAACTCCGGGCGCCACGAGCGCGAAAGCGTCGACCTCGTCGTGGGGCGCAACCCCGTCATCGAGTGCCTGCACGCGAAGGTGCCCTCCGAGGCTCTCTACGTCGCGCAGGGGACGGGCCACGACGACCGCCTCAGCGAGGCCGTCACCCTCGCGAACTCTCGTGGCCTGCCCGTGCACGAAGTGCCGCGCCGGGACCTGGACGCGATGACCGGAAACGGCCTGCACCAGGGCGTCGGCCTACGCATCCAGCCCTACAAGTACGCCGACGTCTTCGACCTCATCGCCGGGGTCGCCGAGCGCGGGGAGACCGGAATGTTCGTCGTGCTGGACAACATCACGGACCCGCGCAACCTCGGCGCCGTCATCCGCTCCACGGCTGCGTTCGGCGGCCACGGGGTGATCATCCCGGAGCGCCGCTCCGCGCAGGTCACGGGCGTGGCGTGGCGCACTTCGGCGGGCACCGCCGCGCGGCTGCCGGTGGCGAAGGCCACCAACATCACCCGCACCGTCAAGCAGTTCAAGGACAACGGCTACATGGTCGTCGGCCTCGACGCGGGCGGCGAGCACACCCTAGACACCTTCGACGGGGCGACCGACCCAGTCGTCATCGTCGTCGGCTCGGAGGGCAAGGGCATCTCGCGGCTCGTGCGCGAGAACTGCGACGTCATCATGTCCATCCCCACCGAAGGCTGGGTGGAATCCCTCAACGCCTCGGTGGCGGCGGGCGTGGTGCTTAGCGAGTGCGCCCGTCAGCGCCGCCAGAAATAA
- a CDS encoding 3-hydroxyacyl-CoA dehydrogenase NAD-binding domain-containing protein: protein MSRALIIGSGLIGQSFITRFTDAGWEVNVYDIDSGVADEVEKAGATFYSELEDAVEGVDFVQEAGPEDPEFKQGMFSRLAELTGEGVVLASSSSAILPSVIARDNAAAERIIVGHPFTPAHLMPVLEIVPGPDTSPETTRRAEEVYSELGFEPTTLRKEIAGFVGNRIQKAIMWEAIYLVQEGIVSPEEVDSIVRNSLGLRYAAVGPFEANRLGGGPEGVSAIFGNIASQWADTMPVGEPDLDNLDELFSQVDDAYGNDKESFKRRSAARDEKLRGFNAVISGGADGRTR, encoded by the coding sequence ATGAGCAGAGCACTAATTATTGGTAGCGGCCTGATCGGTCAATCCTTCATCACACGCTTCACCGACGCGGGGTGGGAGGTCAACGTCTACGACATCGACTCCGGCGTCGCCGACGAGGTAGAAAAGGCGGGAGCGACGTTCTACAGCGAGCTCGAAGACGCCGTCGAGGGCGTGGACTTTGTCCAGGAGGCCGGGCCGGAGGACCCCGAGTTCAAGCAGGGCATGTTCTCCCGGCTCGCGGAGCTGACCGGGGAGGGCGTCGTTCTGGCGTCGTCAAGCTCGGCGATCCTGCCCTCGGTCATCGCCCGCGACAACGCGGCGGCCGAGCGCATCATTGTCGGCCACCCCTTCACGCCCGCGCACCTCATGCCCGTGCTCGAGATCGTGCCGGGGCCCGACACGAGCCCCGAGACGACTCGGCGGGCGGAGGAGGTGTACTCCGAGCTGGGCTTCGAGCCGACGACGCTGCGCAAGGAGATCGCGGGCTTTGTGGGCAACCGGATCCAGAAGGCGATCATGTGGGAGGCGATCTACCTGGTGCAGGAGGGGATCGTCAGCCCAGAGGAGGTGGACTCCATCGTGCGCAACTCGCTCGGGCTGCGCTACGCGGCGGTCGGGCCCTTCGAGGCCAACCGCCTCGGCGGCGGGCCGGAGGGCGTCTCGGCCATCTTCGGCAACATCGCCTCCCAGTGGGCCGACACCATGCCGGTCGGCGAGCCGGACCTCGACAACCTCGACGAGCTCTTCTCCCAGGTCGACGACGCCTACGGCAACGACAAGGAGTCCTTCAAGCGCCGCTCGGCGGCCCGCGACGAGAAGCTGCGCGGCTTCAACGCGGTTATTTCTGGCGGCGCTGACGGGCGCACTCGCTAA
- a CDS encoding alpha/beta hydrolase family esterase, producing the protein MTPTRTRRHLHHDGRDRTWLEITAADGTADTLVMFLHGSLQSGSVARTFTGRTFDAFASRGCAVVYPDGVDHHFNDLRRSFNETARTLNVDDVGFLRELIALYGARRVIGCGFSNGGQMLLRMLVDAPGALHGVALFGAPAPTDDNMLRAPAGWVPTPILAVQGTADPIVPYEGGEAGIGPANRGTARSALDSARYLAFLNGSEQHERSRPTPTVTVDTWSGGAPVELWSLDGVGHLVPSPARLDERLGPGTDAVVGADLVSDYFSL; encoded by the coding sequence GTGACGCCCACCCGCACCCGACGACACCTGCACCACGACGGCCGGGACAGGACCTGGCTGGAGATCACCGCGGCCGACGGCACCGCCGACACCCTCGTTATGTTTTTGCACGGCTCCCTCCAGTCGGGCAGCGTCGCGCGCACCTTCACGGGCCGCACCTTCGACGCGTTCGCCTCGCGCGGGTGCGCGGTGGTCTACCCCGACGGCGTCGACCACCACTTCAACGACCTGCGCCGCAGCTTCAACGAGACCGCGCGCACGCTCAACGTCGACGACGTCGGTTTCCTCCGCGAGCTCATCGCGCTCTACGGCGCGCGCCGGGTCATCGGCTGCGGCTTTTCCAACGGCGGCCAGATGCTCCTTCGCATGCTTGTCGACGCCCCCGGCGCCCTCCACGGCGTCGCCCTCTTCGGCGCCCCCGCCCCCACGGACGACAACATGCTGCGCGCCCCCGCCGGCTGGGTGCCCACCCCGATCCTCGCGGTGCAGGGTACGGCCGACCCGATCGTGCCCTACGAGGGCGGCGAGGCGGGCATCGGCCCCGCCAACCGGGGCACCGCCCGCTCCGCCCTCGACTCCGCGCGCTACCTCGCCTTCCTCAACGGCTCCGAACAACACGAGCGCTCGCGCCCGACACCCACGGTGACGGTGGACACCTGGTCCGGCGGCGCCCCCGTGGAACTGTGGTCGCTCGACGGCGTGGGCCACCTCGTCCCCTCCCCGGCGCGCCTCGACGAGCGCCTCGGCCCGGGCACCGACGCGGTGGTGGGAGCGGACCTGGTCAGCGACTACTTTTCTCTCTAG